The genomic DNA TGGCTTGCTGATCACAACGTCACCAAGGCGAATGTCAGCACTTTTACTCGGGACCCCGCCCCCAATACCCACCATCAACCCGAATCGGATCTTTGAATAGGTAGAAATCATGTGCGATACCACAGTGGAGGCAGATATCGTTCCGTAGACACCGGATGGTAGGGGGGCCACCACTACATTGTGGCCGCTAACACTCCCAAGTGTGTAGACATTGTGGTCAGTTTCTGGCTGGGGGAGCGGCGGGTGAACTTCGTCCAGCATGGCCTTCGCGGCCGCCATTTCCAGCGGCAAGGCGCAGATCCATGCGACCGTATAGTCATCGCGTGTGAAGACCATTTTATGTCACACACAATCAAGAGGTGAAAACCCagcgagaagaaatcaagtAGGGTATAGttgaagcaaaaagagaatataCTACAATAGGTATTATAGTAGCAGGATGGAATTTGTTGAAGGCATGTTGAAAATTGAGGTTGGAAGTTGAGGGCAATGAGGGGTCATCTGATACGTGTTACTGTGAGGCTGGCGCAGTTCGAAAGCCAATCATGCATGGTCGTGAGATTATGCAATAACAGCAGAGAAGGTGATATGTCTCAACAGCACCCAAGCAAGGACCCCGTCTCTCAAGATGACCTCCCAAGGTTCCATCAACTGGCTGAGACGGACACATTGCTAGACATGGTAAttagagaaaaaaaaatgttaGAAGTCTAAAGTGCTGTAGAATTATTTCAAGAGAATTCTCGAGGGCGTTCCTGCTATGCCCGCTTCCGAATTTGGATGAAATGCCACCGACATCTTCATGATTAGTCAGTCGGCAAGATTTAGATGTGGACAAGGATTGAGGATGTCAATGGTATCGGTTTATGTCAATGAAAGGctacttcttttcttttctttctgtatTAAAGAATACGAACAAGAAATAAAGGGAAACTCCTGGCAGACATCTGTTTGGCTGGAAATTGCGCGTCTCTCACTAGTTTCACATTGGTAGCCCTGGCTTCATGTGCCTAAAATCACTTCTAGAGATAGAGAGGGAATAGATTTCCAAGCGACATCACTAAGTCCTACTTGCCCCTCCCCCAGGGCACGGCCGAACCTAGAAGTAGGATGTTTAGGGGCTTGACAACCGCTCCTAAAATTCAGAGCCTCTCAACAGCGGGAATCTTTACTGCATCGTGGTAGTGGAGTCAAAACAGATACTGTGGTGCTGTTACCTTCAGCCTTGCGCGTAGTTTTAAGCGCCTTTGGTGGGCCCCCTTTCGCTGCAGCTAAACGGTCCTTTTCGGTAAACAAGAGGATCGGGTACGAATACATGGAGCAGTATGAACCACTATTGACCTAAGGGTTGCCTCTGATCCAAACAGCATCATAGTTCTGCCCTAGGTGCCAAGAGAATTGTGTCCTCATGTGGCGGTACTTCTCTAGCTTTGACCTCAgcgcaaaaaaaaaaagaaaaagaaaaagaaaaagaaaatattgcCAATGGATTATATGACAAACCAAAACTGGTCTGCCATTTGTGATACTGCGTCTCAGGCTCCGCGGAATAAGCACTTGATTCTCACCACTACTATATTTATAACCTACATTGACCTTTAAAATTAGCCGAACCAATAGGAAAAGGTGATATCTCTACCAATGACCTACCATACAAACAATTCCTCCGATGATCCGACACAGGGACGTTTTGCGTTTACTCCTCTTCTGGTCCTTTTCTGGCTGTCTGTTCTCTTCGCTCCTAAAACCCTGGCCAAACCGCAACTGCTAGCAAAAATTCGGCCAATCCACGTTGTTCCCCTCCCACAGCGCCAATTAGGTCGCTGGATACAGAGTTGTTCCCTCATAACAGCCTCACTATCAAACTCAATACGAGCCCGGTACACCACCTACATATGAGCACGCGTGCGTCGAACATGTTATAACCACTTGCCGGCGGTCACCAGGCCCCACTGTAGACAAAAAGTATTAGACCTCCGCTTCATCCTCTGTGCTTTGTCCCAGCAAAAATCTTCGATCTAAATTTTCAgttatcttctcttttaCTCTGAAGAATTAAGCTAGCCCACCTCAACTCCCCACTacccaagaagaaaaagaaaaaaaaaaaatggcAGAACCTATAGGTCTAGCCTCTAGCCTACCGGCTTTGGCGACTTTTGCATTCAAGGCTAGCCTATCGCTTTACGAGACAGTCAATATCTTCCGGTCTCATACAGAACGCGTACGCGACCTGATTGATGAGCTGGAGTCCTTGAGCGGAGTTCTCGCCCCGCTCCAAGAGCTATTAGATACCACAACAGATGAGAATCTATCTATATTCGAACTACCATTACGACGCTGTGGCAATGCGTGCAGCGAGTTTGAACAGGAAATAATTAAATACTTATCACGGTCCGCTAACCGAACCGGCTTCCGAGACTGGGCCAAGTTACGGTACCTGGGGGATGATATCGATAGTTTCAGACGAATGCTTTCCGGATACAAATTAACTATCAGTGATGCCCTTACCAATGCAAACCTGTGAGTCTCCGTTATCTTGTATATAATCACTATAACCAATTCCCTTGGTTGCCCTCCTGCGCGGCGCTGTGTCCCCTTTGCTACGCTTCTATTCACTTTTTCGAAACTCCCGTGGCTAACCTGACTCCCAGCCACAAAAGCTCTGTCACTGCCGAGGCTATTGAAAGCTACAAAGATATTATAGAGACTGCCAAGGCTGATCTTGAATCCCATCTGGAAACTATCCACGACAAGTTGCAGCGTATCGTTGGGCAAACCGTGACCGCAGAGGACTTGGATACCTTGGAGCTGCGGCgaaccaaggaagagcaCATGAGCACAGAGAAATGTCTTCAAATATGTACCCAGTTTTTCGACCATATTAATCAGAGTCAGCTCTCAACCAAATG from Aspergillus oryzae RIB40 DNA, chromosome 7 includes the following:
- a CDS encoding uncharacterized protein (predicted protein); translated protein: MAEPIGLASSLPALATFAFKASLSLYETVNIFRSHTERVRDLIDELESLSGVLAPLQELLDTTTDENLSIFELPLRRCGNACSEFEQEIIKYLSRSANRTGFRDWAKLRYLGDDIDSFRRMLSGYKLTISDALTNANLYIRELHLCRPLNPGGGVNI